From one Pagrus major chromosome 21, Pma_NU_1.0 genomic stretch:
- the LOC141016844 gene encoding LOW QUALITY PROTEIN: MICOS complex subunit MIC26-like (The sequence of the model RefSeq protein was modified relative to this genomic sequence to represent the inferred CDS: inserted 1 base in 1 codon), producing the protein MSLLRRRSTCVXPAGIMLKVTGSAMPGALSLLPVTVFAAVGDGDKETTAPLRLDELSLYTAPQQKSRYVEPEAGQLEDSVATLRKSIEPYTGWCQGTYNKIKPKVQRAVRFGNDTYTYLKDPPKDFYPRAGVIGFTGVLGLFLARGSRIKGLIYPTGLMAVSTSLYYPERAAAIAKSTGDSVYDRAVQSYAALEKMVKSGSKPEQGTDPETKP; encoded by the exons ATGTCCCTCCTCAGACGCCGTAGTACATGCG GCCCCGCAGGGATCATGCTGAAGGTGACAGGTAGTGCCATGCCGGGTGCGCTGAGTTTGTTGCCGGTCACCGTCTTTGCTGCAGTCGGAGACGGGGACAAAGAGACGACCGCCCCGTTACGGCTGGATGAGCTGTCTTTGTACACCGCTCCTCAGCAGAAGTCCCGGTATGTGGAGCCTGAAGCGGGTCAGCTGGAGGACAGTGTCGCCACCCTCAGGAAGTCCATAGAGCCATACACGGGCTGGTGTCAGGGCACCTACAACAAAATTAAACCCAAAGTTCAGAGAGCCGTCCGGTTCGGGAACGACACCTACACCTACTTGAAGGACCCGCCGAAGGACTTCTATCCCCGGGCAGGAGTCATCGGCTTCACCGGTGTCCTGGGGCTCTTTCTTGCCAGAGGCTCCAGGATTAAAGGGCTGATCTACCCGACGGGCCTGATGGCCGTGAGCACCTCCCTCTACTACCCGGAGCGGGCTGCGGCCATCGCAAAGTCGACCGGAGACTCCGTCTACGACCGGGCCGTGCAGAGCTACGCTGCCCTGGAGAAGATGGTGAAGTCGGGGAGCAAACCagagcaaggcaccgacccaGAAACCAAACCCTga